DNA sequence from the Arthrobacter crystallopoietes genome:
GTCGTACCACTCCAGGGAGGTCCCGACGTAGGAGCCCCAGAGTGCTCTGCGCGCTTTTCTGGGGTCGGTCTGGATGGGGGCCAGCGGTGCGGCGTCGTCGGTTTCTCCGGGAATATGGATGCGCCGGTGGTGCAGGTGGCCCGACCGCCCGGGATCGGAGGGAGGCGTTGTATTCAAGGTTCCGTCCTTTTCGTCGTCGTAACGGTCTTCGGCAGCGGTTGTGCCACTCATGATGCTCCTTTGCTCTGGGTAACGGAAGAGCAGCACCGCTGCAACGGGACCAAGGCACAATGGAGGCGTGACTTCTGAGTACCTCTCCTTCGGCCCCGCAAACAGCTCCGGCCCCTTCGACCTGGCCGCCATCGGCACCGGCCTGGTCTTTGCGGAGTCGCTGGGGGAGCTGGCAGAGGCCGTCAGCGCGGGAGGCCCGGCCGGATCCGCCGTGGTGCAGGCTCCTCCCGGTACCGGCAAGACCACCTTGGTGCCGCCGCTGCTGGCGAACCTGGCCTGGAACAGGGCTGGACATGGAGCGCGGGACAAAGGCGGCCTTCCCCGCGTTGTGGTCACCCAGCCGCGCCGCGTTGCCGCACGCTCGGCTGCCCGTCGTCTCGCCGCGCTGGACGGCACTCGGCTCGGCGACCGCGTCGGGTATACGGTCCGTGGTGAACGCCGGACCAGCCCTGCAACGCTGATCGAGTTCGTGACCCCGGGCATCCTGCTGCGCCGGCTGCTCGCGGATCCGGGGCTGGAAGGCACGGACGCGGTGATCCTGGACGAGGTCCACGAACGCGGGCTCGAGACGGACCTGCTGCTGGGTATGCTCGCCGAGGTCCGCGAACTGCGCGGCGATCTGACGTTCGTGGCCATGTCCGCTACCCTCGACGCCCCGCGGTTCGCCGCTTTGATCGGCAAGTACGACGGCGAGGGGCCGGCTAGGGTTGTCGACTGTCCTTCCGCGCTCCATCCCTTGGAAACGGTCTGGGCGCCGGCAGCGGTGGCGCGACTGGACGGACGCGGCGTCACCCGCGCCTTCCTGGACCACGTCGCCGATACGGCAGCGGCGTCGCACCAGAAAGCGCTCGCAGCCGACGCGGGGATCGATGCGCTGGTCTTCGTGCCTGGTGCCTGGGAAGTTTCCCTTGTCGCCTCGCGCATCCGGAACCGGCTACGCGACCGGGCAGCCGGGACCGAGGTATTGGAGCTGCACGGGCAGGCCGGACCGGCGGCCCAGGACCGGGCTGTCTCCGGCCGGGAGCCAGGCGAACCGCCGCGGATCATCGTGTCCACGGCGCTCGCCGAATCCTCGCTGACGGTTCCGGGCGTCCGGCTAGTGATCGACGCAGGCCTGTCCCGCGAACCACGGCGGGATGCCGCCCGGGGCATGTCCGGCCTGGTCACCGTGTCCTGTTCCCGCGCGTCCGCCGAGCAGCGAGCCGGCCGCGCCGCACGTCAGGGCCCCGGCAGGGTGGTGCGTTGTTACGACCAGAAGACTTTCGGGGCTGCGCCGGCCCACCGCACGCCCGAGATCATGGCAACGGACCTGGCCGGTGCGGCGCTGGTCCTGGCCTGCTGGGGCGCGCCCGGCGGCCAGGGGCTCGCCTTGCCGGACGATCCTCCCCGGAATGCGATGGACGAGGCCGTCGAGGTGCTGCGCGATCTCGGCGCCGTGGAGCCCTCCGGACATGCCACCCAGCTGGGCCGGACCCTCGCGCGGATTCCGGCAGACCCAAGATTGGGGCGCGCCTTGCTGGATGGCTCGGCTTTGCTGCGGGGCTCCGCTACAGGCAAACGAACTACCGCGGCGGAGAGCGTTGCCATGGTCTCCGGCGAACTGCGAGCGCCGGGCGCAGACCTGACCCGGCTGCTGTCCGCATTGCGCTCGGGGCAGGAACCGGCAGCCAGGCGCTGGGTAGAGGAGGTGCGGCGGCTGGAGGGCATCGTGCGCGAGGAGGTTTCCGGCGTCGTCCTCCCAGAAGAACTATCGGGGCCTGTGCCGGAGGGCGACGCCGTGGGATTCGTCGTCGCCTTGGCGTTCCCCGACCGCGTGGCCCGCCGCGTTCCGGGCGGCGGACCGGAACAGTATCTGCTGGCCTCCGGTACCCGGGCGGGCCTGCCCGCCGGCAGCCCGCTCACCGGACACGAATGGCTGGCCGTCGCCGAGGTATCGCGGGCACAGGGGCGCGACGCGGCCGGAACCGGCGCCGTGATCCGATCGGCCGCACCGCTGGCGGCGGAGACCGCGGAGGCGGCAGCCCGGCACCTGCTGGCCGACACTGTGGACGCTTCCTTCGTAAACGGCAGGGTGGGGGCCCGGCGGCAACGCAGGCTCGGCGCGATTGTGCTGTCCTCAACTCCGATCCGGCCCCCGCTGGCCGAGGGGCGCGCCGCTGTGGTCCGCGCGCTGGGGCAGGACGGGCTGTCGGTCATCGGATGGTCGACGACGGCGGACGCCCTGCGCCGCCGGCTCGCCCTGCTGCACCGCGAACTGGGCGAACCCTGGCCGGACGTTTCCGAGGACGCGCTGCTCGCGCGGCTGGATGAGTGGCTGTCGCCGGAGATCGAAGCGCTGGCCGGCGGCACCCCGGCGAATGCGGTCAATCTGGCCGACCCCTTGCGGCGGCTGCTGCCCTGGCCGGAGGCGGCACGGCTCGGCGAACTGGCACCGGAGACGCTGGAAGTACCGAGCGGTTCGCGGGTGCGGATCGACTACCCCGAACCAGGGGACGGGGACGGCCGTCCGGTGGTGGCGGTCAAGCTGCAGGAGTGTTTCGGCTGGGCGCGGACGCCCCGGCTGGTGGATGAGCGGGTGCCCGTGTTGTTCCACTTGCTCTCGCCCGCCAAACGCCCCTTGGCTGTAACGGATGATCTTGCTTCCTTCTGGTCCGGACCCTACGCGCAGGTACGGGCGGAAATGCGCGGGCGCTATCCGAAGCACCCCTGGCCCGAGGATCCCTGGACGGCGCGGGCGACGGCACGGGTCACGAGGAAAGCCTGACCAGTACGGTACCCGCGCATATGGCTCAGCCCGAAGTGAGGACGCAGAACTCGTTGCCCTCCGAGTCGGCGAGGCATACCCACGGCACGTCGCCCTGGCCGACGTCGGCGTCAGTGGCGCCGAGAGCCCGCAGCCGGGCTACCTCTGCCGCCTGATCATCACCGAGGTACGGCATCAGGTCGAGATGGACACGGCCACACTCGGTCTTCAGGACGGGGGTGCGAAGGAACTCCAGATACGGACCGACGCCCTTGGCCGAACGCAGCCTCGCATGATCCTCGGTCACCTCGTGCAGGGTCCAGTCCATCGCCTCGCTCCAGAACCGGGCCATGGCAGGCGGATCCGCGCAGTTGACCACCACTGCAGCAATCGGCCCGGTGTCC
Encoded proteins:
- the hrpB gene encoding ATP-dependent helicase HrpB, which produces MTSEYLSFGPANSSGPFDLAAIGTGLVFAESLGELAEAVSAGGPAGSAVVQAPPGTGKTTLVPPLLANLAWNRAGHGARDKGGLPRVVVTQPRRVAARSAARRLAALDGTRLGDRVGYTVRGERRTSPATLIEFVTPGILLRRLLADPGLEGTDAVILDEVHERGLETDLLLGMLAEVRELRGDLTFVAMSATLDAPRFAALIGKYDGEGPARVVDCPSALHPLETVWAPAAVARLDGRGVTRAFLDHVADTAAASHQKALAADAGIDALVFVPGAWEVSLVASRIRNRLRDRAAGTEVLELHGQAGPAAQDRAVSGREPGEPPRIIVSTALAESSLTVPGVRLVIDAGLSREPRRDAARGMSGLVTVSCSRASAEQRAGRAARQGPGRVVRCYDQKTFGAAPAHRTPEIMATDLAGAALVLACWGAPGGQGLALPDDPPRNAMDEAVEVLRDLGAVEPSGHATQLGRTLARIPADPRLGRALLDGSALLRGSATGKRTTAAESVAMVSGELRAPGADLTRLLSALRSGQEPAARRWVEEVRRLEGIVREEVSGVVLPEELSGPVPEGDAVGFVVALAFPDRVARRVPGGGPEQYLLASGTRAGLPAGSPLTGHEWLAVAEVSRAQGRDAAGTGAVIRSAAPLAAETAEAAARHLLADTVDASFVNGRVGARRQRRLGAIVLSSTPIRPPLAEGRAAVVRALGQDGLSVIGWSTTADALRRRLALLHRELGEPWPDVSEDALLARLDEWLSPEIEALAGGTPANAVNLADPLRRLLPWPEAARLGELAPETLEVPSGSRVRIDYPEPGDGDGRPVVAVKLQECFGWARTPRLVDERVPVLFHLLSPAKRPLAVTDDLASFWSGPYAQVRAEMRGRYPKHPWPEDPWTARATARVTRKA